In one Sphingomonas sp. AP4-R1 genomic region, the following are encoded:
- a CDS encoding FliA/WhiG family RNA polymerase sigma factor codes for MPLVRKIAWHVHGRVSSAIDIEDLVQIGMVALVEAANSYEDRGHAFSTYASMRIRGNMIDHLRRHATLCRSAMAKRRELGAQIAKLESQLGRSPSEAELADAMGLSAAEFRELADSTIAVRQESLDEVYSDQSMWFADVEERVDETLEREELGRLLASRIGELPEREALVLQLYFVEEMNLDEIGQVLNVGAARICQIKKAALDKLRKALADDLED; via the coding sequence ATGCCGCTGGTCCGCAAGATCGCCTGGCACGTCCATGGCCGCGTCTCGTCCGCGATCGATATCGAGGATCTGGTGCAGATCGGCATGGTCGCGCTGGTGGAGGCCGCGAACAGCTATGAGGATCGCGGCCACGCTTTCTCGACCTATGCGTCGATGCGGATCCGCGGGAACATGATCGATCATCTGCGCCGCCACGCGACACTCTGCCGATCGGCCATGGCCAAGCGGCGCGAGCTGGGCGCGCAGATCGCCAAGCTGGAATCGCAGCTCGGCCGATCCCCGAGCGAGGCCGAGCTGGCCGATGCGATGGGCCTGTCCGCGGCCGAATTCCGCGAGCTGGCCGACAGCACGATCGCCGTGCGCCAGGAATCGCTGGACGAAGTCTATTCGGATCAGTCGATGTGGTTCGCCGATGTCGAGGAGCGTGTCGACGAGACGCTGGAGCGCGAGGAGCTGGGCCGCCTGCTGGCCAGCCGCATCGGCGAGCTGCCCGAGCGCGAGGCGCTCGTCCTGCAGCTCTATTTCGTCGAGGAGATGAACCTGGACGAGATCGGCCAGGTGCTGAACGTCGGCGCCGCGCGCATCTGCCAGATCAAGAAAGCCGCGCTCGACAAGCTCCGCAAGGCGCTGGCCGACGATCTGGAGGATTGA
- a CDS encoding UrcA family protein, producing MNNRKSFGSAFAKGALGLAATCLFTGAALAETTVIVQPEAAAQTRITMQQQVRYGDLDLSTAEGRATLNQRVRFAASDVCDGKNVDNTRSPIAYLDCYTDAVRGAKQQLNQRLASAQGSTVTAVR from the coding sequence ATGAACAATCGGAAGAGCTTCGGCTCGGCGTTTGCCAAGGGCGCGCTGGGTCTTGCGGCGACTTGCCTGTTCACCGGTGCGGCTCTGGCCGAAACGACGGTGATCGTGCAGCCTGAGGCTGCGGCACAGACCCGTATCACCATGCAGCAGCAGGTCCGCTACGGCGATCTGGATCTTTCGACCGCCGAGGGCCGGGCGACGCTGAACCAGCGCGTCCGTTTCGCGGCGAGCGACGTGTGCGACGGCAAGAACGTGGACAATACCCGTTCGCCGATCGCCTATCTGGATTGCTACACCGATGCGGTGCGCGGCGCGAAGCAGCAGCTGAACCAGCGCCTCGCCTCCGCGCAGGGCAGCACGGTCACGGCGGTCCGCTAA
- a CDS encoding queuosine precursor transporter → MTTPSASPPLCRSLFVFSLLYGGMVVIAGVLGVKQVAFGPLAVEAGIFAFLLLVAMGSATAELHGRATADAIVRWGFLPLIVSACLIQLVLKLPTDPGMYPPAVDAFPIVVGQGARMMIAGLISYGTSQTLNVLIFSKLRGAGGAGGLVWLRGMIASIVSQIVDTVLFITISFYGERPIMGLMAGQMLTKVVLSIILVPWLITGFVALGRRLDR, encoded by the coding sequence ATGACCACGCCTTCCGCTTCGCCGCCTCTCTGCCGCTCTCTGTTCGTCTTCTCGCTGCTCTATGGCGGCATGGTGGTGATTGCGGGCGTGTTGGGGGTGAAGCAGGTGGCGTTCGGGCCGCTCGCGGTGGAGGCCGGGATCTTCGCCTTCCTGCTGCTCGTCGCGATGGGCAGCGCCACGGCTGAACTGCATGGCCGCGCGACGGCGGATGCGATCGTGCGCTGGGGCTTCCTGCCGCTGATCGTGTCGGCCTGCCTGATCCAGCTCGTGCTGAAGCTGCCGACCGATCCGGGCATGTATCCGCCCGCCGTCGATGCCTTCCCGATCGTGGTGGGGCAGGGCGCGCGAATGATGATCGCGGGGCTGATCTCCTATGGCACCTCGCAGACGCTGAACGTGCTGATCTTCTCCAAGCTGCGCGGCGCGGGTGGTGCTGGCGGGCTGGTGTGGCTGCGGGGCATGATCGCCTCGATCGTCAGCCAGATCGTCGATACGGTGCTGTTCATCACCATCTCCTTTTACGGCGAACGGCCGATCATGGGGCTGATGGCGGGGCAGATGCTGACGAAAGTGGTGCTGTCGATCATACTCGTGCCGTGGCTGATAACCGGCTTCGTAGCGCTCGGGCGCCGTCTGGATCGCTAG
- the egtD gene encoding L-histidine N(alpha)-methyltransferase, which produces MLLLDEPADTVPHADPAFLSDVLAGLAQEPKAIPARWFYDRRGSELFEEITKLPEYYPTRVETGLLEMHSAEVGRITGSGRAVVEFGSGSSLKTPHLLRAIDPAAYVPIDISGDFLRESADGLAQAFPGLPIFPVEANFMRPVALPQEIAGKAKLGFFPGSTIGNLVPRSAVNLLRSMIDTLGLGAMLLIGMDRVKGEDVLVPAYDDAAGVTAAFNLNLLERINRELGADVPVHLFRHQARWNDLWARIEMHLVATEDLSFTIAGRRFAMQAGDTIHTENSHKYDPRSARQLLAAGGWSPIREWPDADGKFSLFLAEARAEPVAP; this is translated from the coding sequence ATGCTGCTGCTCGACGAGCCGGCCGATACGGTGCCACATGCCGATCCCGCTTTCCTGTCCGATGTGCTGGCGGGACTTGCGCAGGAGCCCAAGGCGATCCCGGCGCGGTGGTTCTACGATCGGCGCGGATCGGAATTGTTCGAGGAGATCACGAAGCTCCCCGAATATTATCCGACGCGGGTGGAGACGGGCCTGCTGGAGATGCACAGCGCCGAGGTGGGGCGGATCACCGGCTCCGGGCGCGCGGTGGTGGAGTTCGGGTCGGGATCGAGCCTGAAGACTCCGCACCTGCTGCGCGCGATCGATCCCGCCGCTTATGTGCCGATCGATATTTCGGGCGATTTCCTGCGCGAGAGCGCGGATGGGCTGGCCCAGGCCTTTCCGGGGCTGCCGATTTTCCCGGTCGAGGCCAATTTCATGAGGCCGGTCGCGCTGCCGCAGGAGATTGCGGGCAAAGCGAAGCTGGGTTTCTTCCCGGGCTCCACGATCGGCAATCTCGTGCCGAGGAGCGCGGTCAATCTGCTGCGGAGCATGATCGACACTCTTGGGCTCGGCGCGATGCTGCTGATCGGCATGGACCGCGTGAAGGGCGAGGACGTGCTGGTGCCCGCTTACGACGATGCGGCGGGCGTGACGGCGGCGTTCAACCTCAACCTGCTGGAGCGGATCAACCGCGAGCTGGGGGCGGACGTGCCGGTGCATCTGTTCCGCCATCAGGCCCGCTGGAACGATCTGTGGGCGCGGATCGAGATGCATCTGGTGGCGACGGAGGATCTGTCCTTCACGATCGCGGGCCGGCGCTTCGCGATGCAGGCGGGCGACACGATCCACACCGAGAACAGCCACAAATATGATCCGCGCAGCGCGCGCCAGCTGCTGGCGGCGGGCGGCTGGAGCCCGATCCGGGAATGGCCGGATGCGGATGGGAAGTTCTCGCTGTTCCTGGCGGAAGCACGCGCGGAGCCGGTGGCGCCCTGA
- the egtB gene encoding ergothioneine biosynthesis protein EgtB encodes MAACAERLIGGTDLAARFAATRALSVDLVAPLSDADATIQPHPDASPAKWHLAHTTWFFETFVLRDHVAGHRPFDPRFAFLFNSYYEAEGERHPRAHRGMLSRPSLAEILAWRAAVDEQMAAVIDDLPCAVRDLIELGVNHEQQHQELLLTDLLATFAENPIAPAIWEHPRPTPAPVPGAMGWIEGRDGPVMIGHDASGEEGAFAFDCEGPRHAAMLHPHAIADRLVTNAEWQAFMADGGYQRPDHWLSDGWAWVRRERIEAPLYWRRAGGGWVQFGLDGLHPLHPAAAVTHVSHYEADAYARWAGVRLPTEAEWESAAQGLDPTAGNQLDAAGPVRPRAASRSGSPAQMFGDCWQWTGSAYLPYPGFKTAEGAVGEYNGKFMSGQAVLKGASCATPRGHSRASYRNFFYPHQRWQFTGVRLAKDL; translated from the coding sequence ATGGCTGCATGTGCTGAACGCCTGATCGGCGGGACCGACCTTGCTGCGCGTTTCGCGGCGACGCGCGCGCTGAGCGTGGATCTGGTGGCGCCGCTGTCCGATGCGGACGCCACGATCCAGCCGCATCCCGACGCGTCTCCGGCCAAATGGCATCTGGCGCACACCACCTGGTTCTTCGAGACGTTCGTGCTGCGCGATCATGTGGCGGGGCATCGCCCGTTCGATCCGCGCTTCGCCTTCCTGTTCAACAGCTATTACGAGGCCGAGGGCGAGCGGCATCCGCGCGCGCATCGCGGCATGCTGAGCCGACCCTCGCTTGCCGAGATTCTCGCGTGGCGCGCGGCGGTGGATGAGCAGATGGCGGCCGTGATCGACGATCTGCCATGCGCGGTGCGCGACCTGATCGAGCTGGGCGTAAATCACGAACAGCAGCATCAGGAATTGCTGCTCACCGATCTGCTGGCGACCTTCGCCGAAAATCCGATCGCGCCCGCCATCTGGGAGCATCCCCGGCCGACGCCCGCACCCGTGCCCGGCGCGATGGGCTGGATCGAGGGGCGCGACGGGCCGGTGATGATCGGCCATGACGCGTCGGGTGAAGAAGGCGCCTTCGCGTTCGACTGCGAGGGGCCGCGCCATGCCGCGATGCTCCATCCGCATGCGATCGCGGATCGGCTCGTCACCAATGCCGAATGGCAGGCGTTCATGGCGGACGGCGGCTACCAGCGGCCCGATCACTGGCTGTCCGACGGCTGGGCGTGGGTGAGGCGCGAGCGGATCGAGGCCCCGCTTTACTGGCGACGGGCTGGGGGCGGCTGGGTCCAGTTCGGGCTCGATGGACTGCATCCGCTCCATCCGGCCGCCGCCGTGACGCATGTCTCGCATTATGAGGCAGATGCCTATGCACGCTGGGCGGGCGTGCGGCTTCCCACCGAGGCCGAATGGGAGAGCGCCGCCCAAGGGCTCGATCCCACGGCGGGCAATCAGCTGGATGCGGCGGGACCCGTGCGCCCGCGCGCGGCAAGCCGATCGGGCAGCCCCGCGCAGATGTTCGGCGATTGCTGGCAATGGACCGGCAGCGCCTACCTTCCCTATCCCGGCTTCAAGACGGCCGAAGGCGCGGTCGGCGAATATAATGGCAAGTTCATGAGCGGGCAGGCCGTGCTGAAGGGCGCGAGCTGCGCCACGCCGCGCGGCCATTCGCGCGCCTCCTACCGCAATTTCTTCTATCCCCATCAGCGCTGGCAGTTCACCGGCGTGCGGCTGGCGAAGGATCTCTGA
- a CDS encoding cob(I)yrinic acid a,c-diamide adenosyltransferase, translated as MVKLNRIYTRTGDAGTTGLVDGSRVSKADPRMAAIGDVDEANSAIGMAIALLGEGPEATMLGLIQNEMFDLGADIATPGESFEPGEMTLRMTAAQVARLEAEIDRMNEALEPLRSFILPGGSAAVAALHMARATTRRAERAMVAAAEGVSLNPQALAYINRLSDHLFVLARLVAAAGGGEVLWVPGKSR; from the coding sequence TTGGTAAAGCTCAATCGTATCTACACGCGCACCGGCGATGCCGGGACGACCGGGCTGGTCGACGGATCGCGCGTGTCCAAGGCCGATCCGCGCATGGCCGCGATCGGCGACGTGGACGAGGCGAACAGCGCGATCGGCATGGCCATCGCCTTGCTGGGCGAGGGGCCCGAGGCGACGATGCTCGGCCTGATCCAGAATGAGATGTTCGATCTGGGCGCGGATATCGCGACGCCGGGCGAGAGCTTCGAGCCCGGCGAGATGACGCTCCGCATGACGGCGGCGCAGGTGGCGCGGCTGGAGGCGGAGATCGACCGGATGAACGAGGCGCTGGAGCCGCTCCGCTCCTTCATCCTGCCCGGCGGATCGGCGGCGGTGGCCGCCTTGCATATGGCGCGCGCGACGACGCGGCGGGCCGAGCGGGCGATGGTGGCGGCCGCGGAAGGGGTTTCGCTCAACCCGCAGGCTTTGGCCTATATCAACCGGCTGTCGGATCATCTGTTCGTGCTGGCGCGGCTGGTGGCGGCGGCCGGCGGCGGCGAAGTGCTGTGGGTGCCCGGCAAGAGCCGCTGA
- a CDS encoding HIG1 domain-containing protein, whose product MQTFLFVLILLAALGAVVSVGRGVYYFLQTQHEEIRTGQPSESGLKQNRMMWRRIQFQAVAIVFVILFLLVARGHAG is encoded by the coding sequence ATGCAGACCTTTCTCTTCGTGCTGATCCTGCTGGCGGCGCTGGGTGCGGTCGTGTCGGTCGGGCGGGGCGTCTATTATTTCCTGCAGACCCAGCATGAGGAGATCCGCACCGGCCAGCCGAGCGAGAGCGGGCTGAAGCAGAACCGGATGATGTGGCGGCGCATCCAGTTTCAGGCGGTGGCGATCGTGTTCGTGATCCTGTTCCTGCTCGTCGCGCGCGGCCATGCCGGCTGA
- the gluQRS gene encoding tRNA glutamyl-Q(34) synthetase GluQRS, translating to MVISRFAPSPTGRLHLGHAFSAVRAHDLARAEGGHFLLRIEDIDPGRSREAHVAGIEEDLRWLGLDWDGPVVRQSQRLDLYAEALERLKARGLVYPCFCTRAEIAESAAAPHGATPVYPGSCRGLPLDAERLARQPHCWRLDMGRAMASLPSVTPDWIRGPAASPASEEKEEAGSRLKAGMTGEVGLWWQDEFVGRVRAVPELQGDVVLARKDAPTSYHLAVTVDDAAQGVTDVVRGADLFEATHVHRLLQALLELPTPFYHHHALLTGPDGRRLAKRDGAKSLTELRAEGADPQALLVMLRRKDDEAPAKA from the coding sequence ATGGTGATTTCTCGCTTCGCCCCCAGCCCGACGGGGCGCCTGCATCTGGGGCACGCCTTCTCGGCGGTGCGCGCGCACGATCTGGCGCGCGCGGAAGGCGGCCATTTTCTGCTGCGGATCGAGGATATCGATCCGGGCCGATCGCGCGAGGCGCATGTCGCGGGGATCGAGGAGGATCTGCGCTGGCTGGGGCTCGATTGGGACGGGCCTGTGGTGCGCCAGTCACAGCGGCTGGATCTGTATGCGGAGGCGCTGGAGCGGCTGAAAGCGCGGGGGCTGGTCTATCCCTGCTTCTGCACGCGGGCTGAGATCGCGGAAAGCGCGGCTGCGCCGCATGGGGCGACGCCGGTGTATCCGGGGAGCTGTCGGGGGCTGCCCCTGGATGCGGAGCGGCTGGCGCGGCAGCCGCATTGCTGGCGGCTGGATATGGGGAGGGCGATGGCGTCTCTTCCGTCCGTCACCCCGGACTGGATCCGGGGTCCCGCTGCCTCGCCGGCATCGGAGGAGAAGGAAGAAGCGGGATCCCGGCTCAAGGCCGGGATGACGGGTGAGGTGGGCCTTTGGTGGCAGGACGAGTTTGTCGGCCGGGTCCGGGCCGTGCCCGAGTTGCAGGGCGATGTCGTGCTGGCGCGCAAGGATGCGCCGACCTCCTATCATCTGGCGGTGACGGTCGACGATGCCGCGCAGGGCGTGACCGATGTGGTGCGGGGCGCGGACCTGTTCGAGGCCACGCATGTGCATCGGCTGCTGCAGGCGCTGCTGGAACTGCCGACGCCTTTCTATCATCACCATGCTCTGCTGACCGGCCCGGACGGGCGACGGCTGGCGAAACGCGACGGGGCGAAAAGCCTTACCGAACTGCGCGCGGAGGGCGCCGATCCGCAGGCGTTGCTCGTCATGTTGCGGCGCAAGGATGACGAGGCGCCCGCGAAGGCGTAG
- a CDS encoding HNH endonuclease has product MYHPDLIRHPDGCPALVLNADYTPLSYYPLSVWPWQTAVKAVFLERVDIVSHYEREVRSPNHSIKLPSVIALRQYVRPSAHPAFTRFNLFLRDRFACQYCGSPSDLTFDHVVPRAQGGRTTWENVSTACAPCNLRKGGRTPRQAGMALAEWPFRPTSWQLQENGRSFPPNYLHTSWRDWLYWDIELEA; this is encoded by the coding sequence ATGTACCATCCCGATCTCATTCGCCATCCGGACGGGTGCCCCGCCCTCGTCCTGAACGCGGATTATACCCCGCTCTCTTATTATCCGCTCAGCGTCTGGCCGTGGCAGACGGCGGTGAAGGCCGTGTTCCTCGAACGCGTCGACATCGTCTCGCATTATGAGCGGGAGGTGCGCAGCCCGAACCACAGCATCAAGCTACCCTCGGTGATCGCGCTGCGCCAATATGTGCGCCCCTCGGCGCATCCGGCGTTCACGCGCTTCAACCTGTTCCTGCGCGATCGCTTCGCCTGCCAATATTGCGGCTCGCCCAGCGATCTCACCTTCGATCATGTCGTGCCGCGCGCCCAAGGGGGCCGCACGACGTGGGAGAATGTGTCGACGGCGTGCGCGCCCTGCAATCTGCGCAAGGGCGGCCGCACTCCCCGGCAGGCGGGCATGGCGCTGGCCGAATGGCCGTTCCGTCCGACGAGTTGGCAGCTGCAGGAAAACGGCCGCAGCTTCCCGCCCAATTATCTCCACACCAGCTGGCGCGACTGGCTGTACTGGGACATCGAGCTGGAGGCGTAG
- a CDS encoding sigma-70 family RNA polymerase sigma factor, whose product MRPDSLLADFEAQRPRLRRLAYRMTGSLAEAEDLVQEAWLRWARTEEAVEAPAAYLTRIMTRLCLDHAKSARVRREAYVGAWLPDPLVGAFDPREEEDAGADDLTLTLMLALERLSPLERATFLLHDVFGEALGDVAATLDRDPAAVRQLAVRARAHVHAAKPRFKVEQAEADRIARAFFAASRDGDVATLRAMLADDVIVRSDGGGKVIAFLNIIRGMEKVLRLFAGIARKFRDKPVMLAQVEIDGLPGYITHDRGGVLQTTALEIRDGKVAAIYMMRNPDKLRHVVTALAQQGVIREAS is encoded by the coding sequence GTGAGGCCCGACAGCCTCCTCGCCGATTTCGAGGCGCAGCGGCCCCGGCTGCGGCGTCTCGCCTATCGGATGACGGGCTCGCTCGCCGAGGCCGAGGATCTGGTGCAGGAGGCGTGGCTGCGCTGGGCGCGCACGGAGGAGGCGGTGGAGGCGCCCGCCGCCTATCTCACGCGGATCATGACGCGGCTGTGCCTGGATCATGCCAAATCGGCGCGGGTGCGGCGCGAGGCCTATGTCGGCGCGTGGCTGCCCGATCCGCTGGTGGGCGCGTTCGATCCGCGCGAGGAGGAGGACGCAGGGGCGGACGACCTGACGCTGACCCTGATGCTGGCGCTGGAACGACTCTCGCCGCTGGAGCGCGCGACCTTCCTGCTCCACGACGTGTTCGGCGAGGCGCTGGGCGATGTCGCGGCGACGCTGGACCGCGATCCGGCGGCGGTGCGCCAGCTGGCGGTGCGGGCCCGCGCGCACGTCCACGCGGCCAAACCGCGCTTCAAGGTGGAGCAGGCCGAGGCGGACCGGATCGCGCGCGCCTTCTTCGCCGCCTCGCGCGATGGCGATGTGGCGACGTTGCGCGCGATGCTGGCCGATGACGTGATCGTGCGGTCGGACGGCGGCGGCAAGGTGATCGCCTTCCTCAACATCATCCGGGGCATGGAGAAGGTGCTGCGCCTGTTCGCGGGCATCGCGCGCAAGTTTCGCGACAAGCCGGTGATGCTGGCGCAGGTCGAGATCGATGGCTTGCCGGGATATATCACGCACGATCGCGGCGGCGTGCTGCAGACGACCGCGCTGGAGATACGCGACGGCAAGGTCGCGGCGATCTACATGATGCGCAACCCGGACAAATTGCGCCATGTGGTGACGGCGCTGGCCCAGCAGGGCGTGATCCGGGAGGCTTCCTAG
- a CDS encoding carboxymuconolactone decarboxylase family protein: protein MTTPRIRNVQAYKLAPDQLAAMMALEESFKTSGLEPDLLELIKLRVSQINGCAFCLHMHSSDLRKMGVDDMKLHVLAAWRESGYYSARERAAFGWAEAVTLVSQTGVPDADYEALKAEFNEEEQVRLTFAIGAINAWNRLAISFRFAHPIEHK from the coding sequence ATGACGACGCCCCGCATTCGCAACGTCCAGGCCTATAAGCTCGCGCCCGATCAGCTCGCCGCGATGATGGCGCTGGAGGAGAGCTTCAAGACGTCCGGCCTCGAACCGGACCTGCTCGAGCTGATCAAGCTGCGCGTGTCGCAGATCAACGGCTGCGCCTTCTGCCTGCACATGCACAGCAGCGACCTCCGCAAGATGGGCGTGGACGACATGAAGCTCCACGTCCTCGCCGCGTGGCGCGAATCCGGTTATTACAGCGCCCGCGAGCGCGCCGCCTTCGGCTGGGCCGAGGCCGTCACTCTGGTGAGCCAGACGGGCGTGCCGGATGCGGATTACGAAGCGCTGAAGGCGGAATTCAACGAGGAGGAACAGGTGAGGCTGACCTTCGCGATCGGCGCGATCAACGCCTGGAACCGGCTGGCGATCAGCTTCCGCTTCGCCCATCCGATCGAGCATAAGTGA